In a genomic window of Lycium ferocissimum isolate CSIRO_LF1 chromosome 9, AGI_CSIRO_Lferr_CH_V1, whole genome shotgun sequence:
- the LOC132069461 gene encoding protein LURP-one-related 4-like, which produces MGKIHPENISSPPTSPSSCSSPYVTSIRETFTIWMKSLVFHGNGCTVFNSKGELAFRVDNYQEKCSNEVFLMDLNGQVLFSIKKEKLRVFGRWNGYLCGGFKGRPWFQVRKNCTFSRGNVICNVNLGHEKSIESCYKIKKLDRKSSFKVTNYTGEIVAELKQKQSSRGFAYGDDVLTLEVEPEVDQSLIIALVTVCGLITRKL; this is translated from the exons ATGGGTAAAATTCATCCAGAAAATATATCTTCTCCTCCTacttctccttcttcttgttCATCTCCTTATGTTACATCCATAAGAGAAACTTTTACCATATGGATGAAATCACTAGTTTTTCATGGGAATGGATGTACTGTTTTTAATTCCAAAGGTGAACTTGCTTTTAGAGTTGATAATTATCAAGAAAAATGTAGCAATGAAGTATTTCTCATGGATCTCAATGGTCAAGTTCTCTTCTCCATCAAAAAAGAG AAATTGAGAGTTTTTGGTCGATGGAATGGATATTTATGTGGTGGATTTAAAGGAAGGCCATGGTTTCAAGTGAGAAAGAATTGCACATTTTCAAGAGGAAATGTCATATGTAATGTCAATTTGGGGCATGAAAAATCCATCGAAAGCTGCTACAAGATTAAAAAATTGGACAGAAAATCATCATTTAAAGTTACAAATTATACTGGAGAAATTGTTGCAGAG TTAAAACAAAAGCAATCATCAAGAGGATTTGCTTATGGAGATGATGTGTTAACTCTAGAAGTGGAACCCGAAGTTGATCAGTCACTAATTATAGCTTTAGTGACAGTTTGCGGTTTGATTACTCGCAAATTATGA
- the LOC132069460 gene encoding protein LURP-one-related 4-like, giving the protein MGKIHPENLSSPPSSCSAPYVTSIRETFTIWMKSLVFHGNGCTVFNSKGELAFRVDNYQEKCSNEVFLMDLNGQVLFSIKKEKLRVFGRWNGYLCGGFKGRPWFQVRKNCTFSRGNVICNVNLGHEKSIESCYKIQKLDRKSSFKVTNNTGEIVAELKQKQSSRGFAYGDDVLTLEVEPEVDQSLIMALVTVCGLITRKL; this is encoded by the exons ATGGGTAAAATTCATCCAGAAAATCtatcttctcctccttcttcttgtTCAGCTCCTTATGTTACATCCATAAGAGAAACTTTTACCATATGGATGAAATCACTAGTTTTTCATGGGAATGGATGTACTGTTTTTAATTCCAAAGGTGAACTTGCTTTTAGAGTTGATAATTATCAAGAAAAATGTAGCAATGAAGTATTTCTCATGGATCTCAATGGTCAAGTTCTCTTCTCCATCAAAAAAGAG AAATTGAGAGTTTTTGGTCGATGGAATGGATATTTATGTGGTGGATTTAAGGGGAGGCCATGGTTTCAAGTGAGAAAGAACTGCACATTTTCAAGAGGAAATGTCATATGTAATGTCAATTTGGGGCATGAAAAATCCATCGAAAGCTgctacaagattcaaaaattgGACAGAAAATCATCATTTAAAGTTACAAATAATACTGGAGAAATTGTTGCAGAG TTAAAACAAAAGCAATCATCCAGAGGATTTGCTTATGGAGATGATGTGTTAACTCTAGAAGTGGAACCCGAAGTTGATCAGTCACTAATTATGGCTTTAGTGACAGTTTGCGGTTTGATTACTCGCAAATTATGA